Genomic window (Streptomyces sp. LX-29):
GGAGCGGGGCGGCGCCCTCGCCCCCGTAGTAGGCGCCCGCGATCCACGGGCCGCGCACCTCCAGCTCGCCGGCCGAGGCGCCGTCCCAGGGCAGGAAGCGCCCCTCGCCGTCGCGCAGCCGGGCCTCGACCGAGGCGGGGAAGCGGCCCTGGGTGACGCGGTAGCGCCACTCGTCCTCCCCGGCCAGGCCGGCCGGGGGGTGGGCGACGGAGCCCAGCGGCGAGGTCTCGGTCATGCCCCAGGCGTGGATCAAGCGCAGCCCGTGCCGCTCCTGGAAGGCGCGCATGAGGGCGGGCGGGCAGGCCGCGCCGCCGATGATCACGCGCCCCAGGAAGCTCACGTCCCGCGGCCTGGCGTCCAGCTCGGTCAGCAGCCCGGACCAGATGGTCGGGACGGCGGCCGCGATCGTGGGCCGCTCCCGCTCGATCATCTCGGCGAGCGGGGCGGGCTGGAGGAAACGATCGGGCATCAGCAGGGAGCTGCCCGCCATGAAGGCGGCGTGCGGTGTGCCCCAGGCGTTGACGTGGAACATCGGCACGACCGGCAGCAGCACGTCGTGCGCGGCGAGGGCGAACGACTCCGCGGCGTTGAGCTGCAACGAGTGCAGATAGATGGAGCGGTGGCTGTAGGCGACGCCCTTGGGGTCGCCGGTGGTCCCGGAGGTGTAGCAGAGCGCGGCGGCGTCGCGCTCGTCGACCTCCGGCCAGTCGAACTCCACCGGGCGGCCGGCGATGAGCTCCTCGTACTCGTGGACCCGGGCCCGCGCGCCCTCCAGCGGACCGCGGTCGCCGGGGCCGGTGACGACGATGTGCTCGACGCAGGGCAGGTTCGGCAGCAGCGGGGCGAGCAGGGGCACCAGCGAGCCGTTGACGACGACGACCCGGTCGGCGGCGTGATTGATGATCCAGGCGAGCTGTTCGGCCGGCAGCCGCAGGTTGAGGGTGTGCAGCACGGCGCCCATGGAGGGGACCGCCAGATACGCCTCAAGGTGTTCCGCGTTGTTCCACATCAGGGTGGCGACCCGCTGGTCGCCGGTGACGCCCAGTTCGTCCCGCAGCGCGTGGGCGAGTTGCGCGCAGCGCGCGCCGACCTCTCCGAACGTGCGCCTGGTCGGTGTGGAATCCCCGGTCCATGTGAGGACGTACGAGCCGCTGTGCACGACCGCGCCATGCCGCAGTATGCGGCTCACGGTCAGCGGGACATCCTGCATCGTGCTGAGCACCGGGGCCTCCTGAAGGACCGGTTACGCGCCAGTAGGTGCCGCCGATTCTGCATTCGACCGGGCGGGATGTCACTACTTCGGCGTGACCGAGCCCTCTCGGCGCGTCGCGAGGAGCGCGATGCGGGCCGGCGCCGTGAGCGTCCACCTGCGCCATCGGGCGCGTCGGACGCCGTCGGGCGTGTCGCACACCGTCGGCACCCTCGGGCGTGTCGCGCGCCGTCGGACGCCACCGGGGGCGGTTCGGCACCTCGGAGCCGGTGTCTCCGCCGCCATGGGTGGCGGTCGGCGCCGTGGGAGGGGCGGGGCTCAGGCTGCGCGCAGCTGCTCGGCGCCGCGGCCGGGCTGCAGTTCGGGGTTAAGCTCGGGGTCCTCGCGCAGCTTGCCGAGGGCGCGGGAGACGGCGCTCTTGACGGTGCCGACGGACACCCCGAGCACCTCCGCCGTCTGAGCCTCGCTCAGATCCTCGTAGTACCTGAGGACGACCATGGCCCGCTGGCGGGCGGGCAGCCGCAGCACCGCTCGCCACATCGCGTCGCGC
Coding sequences:
- a CDS encoding long-chain fatty acid--CoA ligase produces the protein MLSTMQDVPLTVSRILRHGAVVHSGSYVLTWTGDSTPTRRTFGEVGARCAQLAHALRDELGVTGDQRVATLMWNNAEHLEAYLAVPSMGAVLHTLNLRLPAEQLAWIINHAADRVVVVNGSLVPLLAPLLPNLPCVEHIVVTGPGDRGPLEGARARVHEYEELIAGRPVEFDWPEVDERDAAALCYTSGTTGDPKGVAYSHRSIYLHSLQLNAAESFALAAHDVLLPVVPMFHVNAWGTPHAAFMAGSSLLMPDRFLQPAPLAEMIERERPTIAAAVPTIWSGLLTELDARPRDVSFLGRVIIGGAACPPALMRAFQERHGLRLIHAWGMTETSPLGSVAHPPAGLAGEDEWRYRVTQGRFPASVEARLRDGEGRFLPWDGASAGELEVRGPWIAGAYYGGEGAAPLRPDDKFSEDGWLRTGDVGTISPDGYLTLTDRAKDVIKSGGEWISSVELENHLMAHPAVAEAAVVAVPDDKWGERPLATVVLRDGSTVDYQELRAFLSERIARWQLPERWALVPAVPKTSVGKFDKKVIRRQYAEGELDVTTLD